One genomic region from Terasakiella sp. SH-1 encodes:
- the rpsJ gene encoding 30S ribosomal protein S10 produces the protein MEHQNIRIRLKAFDHRVLDQSAKEIVNTAKRTGAQVKGPIPLPTRIERFTILRSPHVNKKSREQFETRTHKRLLDIVDPTPQTVDALMKLDLASGVDVEIKL, from the coding sequence ATGGAACACCAAAATATCCGTATCCGCTTGAAAGCGTTTGATCACCGCGTACTGGATCAGTCCGCGAAAGAGATCGTTAACACGGCCAAGCGTACAGGTGCTCAGGTAAAGGGTCCTATCCCTCTACCTACTCGTATTGAGCGTTTCACAATTCTGCGTTCTCCTCACGTAAACAAGAAATCTCGTGAGCAGTTCGAGACGCGGACACACAAACGTCTTTTGGACATTGTGGATCCGACGCCGCAGACTGTGGATGCGCTTATGAAGCTGGACCTCGCGTCCGGCGTTGATGTTGAAATTAAGCTTTAA
- the rplC gene encoding 50S ribosomal protein L3, protein MRSGLIAQKLGMTRVFAEDGNHVGVTVLKVDTQVVAQRTEDKDGYTAVQLGFGSAKVKNVSKPMRGHFAANKVEPKAKLAEFRVEPEGLIEVGAELSAEHFVVGQSVDVTGTSIGKGFAGGMKRHNFGGLRASHGVSISHRSHGSTGQCQDPGRVFKGKKMAGHMGAARVTVQNLEIVATDGERGLIMVKGGLPGAKGGYVLVKDAVKRPAPEGLPFPAAVKSAPAAAEAPAEAEAETTEE, encoded by the coding sequence ATGCGATCTGGTCTCATCGCGCAAAAATTGGGTATGACCCGTGTCTTTGCTGAAGACGGCAACCATGTTGGCGTAACAGTATTGAAGGTTGATACTCAGGTAGTAGCGCAGCGTACCGAAGACAAGGATGGCTACACAGCAGTGCAGCTCGGATTTGGTAGCGCCAAGGTCAAGAACGTGAGCAAGCCCATGCGCGGGCACTTCGCCGCTAACAAGGTGGAGCCAAAAGCCAAACTGGCAGAATTCCGCGTGGAGCCTGAAGGTCTTATCGAAGTGGGTGCGGAACTCTCTGCAGAACACTTCGTCGTTGGTCAGTCTGTTGATGTAACAGGCACGTCCATCGGTAAAGGCTTTGCAGGGGGCATGAAACGTCACAACTTTGGCGGTCTTCGTGCTTCTCACGGTGTATCAATCTCACACCGTTCTCACGGTTCCACCGGTCAATGTCAGGACCCTGGCCGCGTCTTCAAAGGTAAGAAGATGGCGGGTCATATGGGTGCTGCGCGTGTGACTGTTCAGAATCTCGAAATCGTCGCCACAGATGGCGAGCGTGGTCTTATCATGGTTAAGGGCGGTCTGCCCGGTGCCAAGGGTGGTTACGTTCTGGTGAAAGATGCTGTTAAGCGTCCGGCACCTGAAGGTCTTCCGTTCCCGGCAGCTGTGAAGTCTGCGCCAGCAGCAGCAGAGGCTCCGGCCGAAGCTGAAGCTGAGACGACTGAGGAATAA
- the rplD gene encoding 50S ribosomal protein L4: MKCDVISLENKKVGDIELDDAIFGVEPRADILHRVVNWQLARRQAGTHKVKTRGELAIVKTKPFKQKGTGNARQGFKGVTQMRGGATVHGPVVRSYAHNLNKKVRKLGLKCALSSKAAGGSLIVVDEAKLDAPKTKEAAAKLKALELTSALFIDATDVDANFQNAIANIPGIDALPSQGANVYDILRADKLVLTKGAVEKLVERLS; this comes from the coding sequence ATGAAGTGCGACGTAATTAGTCTTGAAAATAAGAAAGTCGGCGATATTGAGCTGGACGACGCTATCTTTGGCGTTGAGCCGCGTGCTGACATTCTTCACCGTGTGGTAAACTGGCAGTTGGCTCGTCGCCAAGCTGGTACACACAAAGTAAAAACTCGTGGTGAGCTGGCTATCGTGAAAACGAAACCGTTCAAGCAAAAGGGTACTGGTAACGCTCGTCAGGGCTTTAAAGGTGTCACCCAGATGCGTGGCGGTGCGACTGTTCATGGTCCGGTTGTTCGTTCTTACGCACACAACCTGAACAAAAAAGTTCGCAAGCTCGGTCTGAAATGCGCGCTGTCTTCAAAAGCAGCTGGCGGTTCTCTGATCGTTGTTGACGAAGCCAAGCTGGATGCCCCGAAAACAAAAGAAGCTGCTGCTAAGCTGAAAGCTCTGGAGCTGACTTCTGCTTTGTTTATCGATGCAACCGACGTTGATGCCAACTTCCAAAACGCCATTGCCAACATTCCTGGTATTGATGCGTTGCCGAGCCAAGGTGCTAACGTTTACGACATTCTGCGTGCTGACAAATTGGTTCTGACCAAAGGTGCAGTCGAAAAATTGGTGGAGCGCTTGTCATGA
- a CDS encoding 50S ribosomal protein L23, which yields MTKYLASKVTVSKEREFELLRSPVITEKATLLSEHNQVTFRVPMDANKIEVRKAVENVFGVKVTAVNTIITKGKAKRFRGRMGRRSDVKKAIVTLAEGESIDVTTGV from the coding sequence ATGACAAAATATCTTGCAAGCAAAGTAACCGTTTCTAAAGAACGTGAGTTTGAATTGCTGCGTTCTCCGGTTATCACCGAGAAAGCGACACTGCTGTCAGAACACAACCAGGTAACATTCCGTGTACCGATGGATGCGAACAAAATTGAAGTTCGCAAAGCGGTTGAGAATGTGTTTGGTGTGAAGGTTACTGCGGTTAATACCATTATTACTAAAGGTAAAGCCAAACGTTTCCGTGGCCGCATGGGTCGTCGTTCCGATGTCAAAAAAGCAATCGTGACACTTGCCGAAGGTGAGTCTATCGATGTGACGACGGGGGTCTAA
- the rplB gene encoding 50S ribosomal protein L2: MALKKFKPTTPGQRSLVLVDRSDLYKGKPVKALTEGLRKSGGRNNTGRITSRRIGGGHKRRYRFIDFKRNAKFDVPATVERLEYDPNRTAFIALIRYEDGELSYIIAPQRLQVGDTVVAGERVDVKPGNAMPLANIPVGTIIHNVEMKPGKGAQIARSAGTYVQLVGKDQGYAQLRLGSGEVRLVRGECMATIGAVSNPDNQNAKLGKAGRSRWLGKRPSVRGVAMNPVDHPHGGGEGRTSGGRHPVTPWGKPTKGKRTRSNKKTDALIMRSRHKK, encoded by the coding sequence ATGGCTTTGAAAAAATTCAAACCGACGACTCCGGGCCAGCGTAGCTTGGTTCTGGTAGATCGTTCCGATCTGTACAAAGGCAAACCGGTCAAAGCATTGACTGAGGGCCTGCGTAAGAGCGGCGGTCGTAACAACACAGGTCGTATTACATCTCGCCGTATCGGTGGTGGTCATAAGCGTCGTTATCGCTTCATCGACTTTAAACGTAATGCGAAATTTGATGTTCCGGCTACAGTAGAGCGTCTTGAGTACGATCCTAACCGTACAGCCTTTATTGCTCTTATCCGCTACGAAGACGGGGAACTGTCTTACATCATCGCACCGCAACGTCTGCAAGTTGGCGACACTGTTGTTGCTGGCGAGCGCGTGGACGTAAAACCGGGTAATGCTATGCCTTTGGCAAACATTCCGGTTGGTACCATCATTCATAACGTCGAAATGAAGCCTGGTAAGGGTGCTCAGATCGCACGTTCTGCCGGTACTTACGTTCAGCTCGTTGGTAAAGACCAGGGTTACGCTCAGCTTCGTCTCGGTTCTGGCGAGGTTCGCCTGGTCCGTGGTGAGTGCATGGCAACTATCGGCGCTGTTTCCAACCCGGACAACCAAAACGCTAAGCTCGGTAAAGCCGGTCGTAGCCGTTGGTTGGGCAAACGCCCATCTGTCCGTGGTGTGGCAATGAACCCTGTCGATCACCCACATGGTGGTGGTGAAGGTCGCACCTCTGGTGGCCGTCATCCGGTTACACCTTGGGGTAAACCGACTAAGGGTAAGCGCACTCGTAGCAACAAGAAGACGGACGCGTTGATTATGCGCAGCCGTCATAAGAAATAG
- the rpsS gene encoding 30S ribosomal protein S19 has protein sequence MARSVWKGPFVDGYLLTKAEKARESGRNDVIKTWSRRSTILPQFVGLTFGVYNGNKFIPVLVTEDMIGHKFGEFSPTRTYYGHAADKKAKRK, from the coding sequence ATGGCTCGTTCCGTATGGAAAGGACCGTTTGTTGACGGCTATCTGCTTACTAAAGCAGAGAAGGCGCGTGAGTCCGGTCGCAATGATGTCATTAAGACATGGTCGCGTCGTTCCACTATCCTGCCGCAATTTGTAGGCCTCACATTTGGTGTCTACAACGGTAACAAATTTATCCCGGTTTTGGTGACAGAAGACATGATCGGTCACAAGTTTGGTGAATTCTCACCGACTCGTACCTATTATGGTCACGCAGCCGACAAGAAAGCCAAAAGGAAGTAA
- the rplV gene encoding 50S ribosomal protein L22 yields the protein MGKKKADRRLADNEAMARAKMIRVSPQKLNLVCASIRGKSASSAVAELAFSKRRVAKDVKAVLESAIANAENNHQLDVDNLFVAEASVGRAMVMKRWKARARGRVGKIMKPWSNMRIILREREETA from the coding sequence ATGGGTAAGAAAAAGGCAGATCGTCGCCTTGCCGATAACGAGGCAATGGCTCGCGCCAAAATGATCCGTGTCAGCCCGCAAAAGCTGAACCTGGTCTGTGCCTCTATCCGTGGCAAAAGCGCTTCTTCTGCGGTTGCAGAACTGGCATTTTCCAAACGTCGTGTCGCTAAAGACGTTAAGGCGGTTCTGGAATCTGCTATTGCAAACGCTGAGAACAACCACCAGCTCGACGTTGACAACCTGTTTGTCGCAGAAGCCTCTGTAGGTCGTGCTATGGTCATGAAACGCTGGAAAGCACGTGCTCGTGGCCGTGTTGGCAAAATCATGAAACCTTGGTCAAACATGCGCATCATTTTGCGTGAACGTGAGGAGACAGCATAA
- the rpsC gene encoding 30S ribosomal protein S3 has product MGQKVNPIGLRLGINRTWESRWYADKGDYAGKLHQDLELRELIKKELAQAGVAKVVIERPAKRARITIHTARPGVVIGKKGQDIEKLRQRLSKMTGNDVRLNIVEIRKPELDAQLVADSIAQQLERRVSFRRAMKRSVQSAMRLGALGIRINCSGRLGGAEIARTEWYREGRVPLHTLRANVDYGTSTGHTTYGACGVKVWIFKGEIMEHDPMAVEKLSADAQPAQAR; this is encoded by the coding sequence ATGGGTCAGAAGGTAAACCCGATTGGTCTGCGCCTCGGGATCAACCGTACATGGGAATCCCGTTGGTACGCTGATAAAGGCGATTATGCTGGCAAACTGCACCAAGACCTTGAACTGCGTGAGTTGATCAAAAAAGAACTCGCACAGGCAGGTGTTGCGAAGGTTGTCATCGAACGTCCGGCAAAGCGTGCTCGCATTACAATTCACACGGCTCGTCCGGGTGTTGTAATCGGCAAAAAAGGCCAAGACATCGAAAAACTGCGTCAGCGTCTGTCTAAAATGACTGGCAATGACGTTCGTTTGAACATCGTTGAAATCCGCAAGCCGGAATTGGACGCACAACTGGTTGCTGACTCTATTGCTCAACAGCTGGAACGTCGTGTTTCTTTCCGTCGTGCGATGAAACGTTCTGTTCAGTCTGCTATGCGCCTTGGTGCACTCGGTATTCGTATCAACTGTTCCGGCCGTCTGGGCGGTGCTGAGATCGCGCGTACTGAATGGTATCGTGAAGGCCGTGTTCCGCTGCACACACTGCGTGCAAACGTTGATTACGGGACTTCTACAGGTCACACGACTTATGGTGCGTGTGGTGTGAAAGTCTGGATCTTCAAAGGCGAAATCATGGAACACGATCCGATGGCAGTTGAAAAACTGTCTGCTGATGCGCAGCCGGCTCAGGCTCGCTAA
- the rplP gene encoding 50S ribosomal protein L16, whose translation MLLPKRTKFRKQHKGRIKGNAKGGSTLNFGTYGLKALTPERVTSRQIEAARRAMTRHMKRTGRVWIRIFPDVPVSKKPAEVRMGKGKGSPEFWACKVKPGRIMFEIEGVPQDVARRAMELASAKLPVRTRFVTRLGEGE comes from the coding sequence ATGTTATTGCCAAAACGTACAAAGTTCCGCAAACAGCATAAAGGCCGTATTAAAGGCAATGCGAAGGGCGGTTCTACTTTGAACTTCGGGACTTATGGCTTGAAAGCTTTGACTCCTGAGCGTGTTACGTCTCGTCAAATCGAAGCTGCGCGTCGTGCTATGACCCGTCACATGAAACGTACAGGTCGTGTATGGATCCGTATCTTCCCTGACGTGCCTGTTTCCAAAAAACCTGCTGAAGTCCGTATGGGTAAAGGTAAAGGTTCACCGGAATTCTGGGCTTGTAAGGTAAAGCCGGGCCGTATCATGTTTGAAATCGAAGGTGTTCCGCAGGATGTAGCGCGTCGCGCTATGGAATTGGCTTCTGCCAAGTTGCCGGTACGCACTCGCTTCGTAACCCGTTTGGGTGAAGGAGAGTAA
- the rpmC gene encoding 50S ribosomal protein L29, whose protein sequence is MKAAEIRSKSSDELKDELLKLRKEAFNLRFQAASGQLENTARVRQVRRDIARIKTVIGEKA, encoded by the coding sequence ATGAAGGCTGCAGAAATCCGTTCCAAAAGCTCTGACGAGCTGAAGGATGAGCTGCTGAAACTGCGTAAAGAAGCGTTTAACCTGCGCTTCCAGGCAGCCAGCGGTCAATTGGAAAACACAGCTCGTGTCCGTCAGGTACGTCGCGATATCGCACGTATTAAGACGGTCATCGGCGAAAAAGCCTAA
- the rpsQ gene encoding 30S ribosomal protein S17: MPKRILQGVVVSDKQEKTVVVKVERRFMHPLYKKFIKRSKKYAAHDENNQFKIGDAVKIVETKPISKNKTWEVVIEEA; encoded by the coding sequence ATGCCTAAACGTATCCTCCAAGGCGTTGTTGTTAGCGACAAACAAGAAAAGACTGTTGTGGTGAAAGTAGAACGCCGCTTTATGCACCCGCTCTACAAAAAGTTCATCAAGCGCTCTAAGAAGTATGCCGCGCACGACGAGAACAATCAGTTCAAAATTGGTGACGCAGTGAAAATTGTGGAAACCAAACCTATTTCCAAGAATAAAACTTGGGAAGTGGTTATCGAGGAAGCCTAA
- the rplN gene encoding 50S ribosomal protein L14, with the protein MIQMQTNLDVADNSGARRVQCIKVLGGSKRRWASVGDVIVVSVKEAIPRGRVKKGDVHRAVIVRTAKDIRRPDGSVIRFDKNAAVLINKNGEPIGTRIFGPVTRELRSRNYMKIVSLAPEVL; encoded by the coding sequence ATGATTCAGATGCAAACCAACTTGGACGTGGCGGATAACTCCGGTGCACGCCGAGTGCAGTGCATCAAGGTTCTCGGTGGTTCCAAGCGCCGTTGGGCTTCTGTGGGCGACGTTATCGTCGTTTCCGTTAAAGAAGCTATTCCGCGCGGTCGTGTGAAAAAAGGTGACGTGCATCGCGCCGTTATCGTTCGCACAGCCAAGGACATCCGTCGCCCTGATGGCTCTGTAATTCGTTTCGATAAGAACGCTGCTGTTTTGATCAACAAAAACGGCGAACCTATCGGTACACGTATCTTTGGCCCAGTTACACGTGAGCTTCGCTCTCGTAACTATATGAAGATCGTCTCCCTAGCTCCGGAGGTGCTCTGA
- the rplX gene encoding 50S ribosomal protein L24 has protein sequence MAAKIKKGDNVIVLTGKDKGKQGEVLSVNPSAAKAVVQGINMVKRHTKPTQFQAGGIVEKEAAIALSNIAIVDPKEGKATRVGFKTLEDGKKVRVAKLSGEVIDS, from the coding sequence ATGGCAGCCAAGATTAAAAAGGGCGATAACGTTATCGTTCTGACCGGTAAAGACAAGGGCAAGCAAGGCGAAGTCCTCAGCGTAAACCCATCTGCTGCCAAAGCTGTAGTGCAAGGCATCAATATGGTGAAGCGCCACACGAAGCCGACCCAGTTCCAAGCCGGCGGTATCGTTGAAAAAGAAGCCGCAATTGCTCTGTCCAACATTGCGATTGTTGATCCTAAAGAAGGCAAAGCAACTCGCGTTGGCTTCAAAACTCTCGAAGACGGCAAGAAAGTACGCGTTGCGAAACTTTCTGGCGAAGTCATCGACAGCTAA
- the rplE gene encoding 50S ribosomal protein L5, translated as MARLKEVYNSKIRGEMKEEFGYANEMQIPKLEKIVVNMGVGEAAQDKKKIEAAVAELEAITGQKAIKTKATKSIAGFKLREGQVVGAKVTLRRNQMFEFMDRLVNIALPRVRDFRGLNGKSFDGRGNYAMGIKEQIVFPEIDYDKVDAIRGMDIVICTTANTDDEARSLLAKFDMPFAK; from the coding sequence ATGGCTCGTCTTAAAGAAGTATATAATTCTAAAATCCGTGGTGAGATGAAAGAAGAGTTCGGTTATGCAAATGAAATGCAGATCCCGAAACTCGAGAAAATCGTCGTAAACATGGGTGTGGGTGAAGCTGCCCAGGACAAGAAGAAAATCGAAGCAGCGGTTGCTGAACTTGAAGCAATCACTGGCCAGAAAGCGATTAAAACCAAAGCGACTAAATCCATCGCCGGCTTCAAGCTGCGTGAAGGTCAAGTGGTTGGGGCAAAAGTTACGCTGCGTCGTAACCAAATGTTCGAATTCATGGATCGCCTGGTGAATATCGCTCTTCCGCGTGTTCGTGACTTCCGTGGTCTGAATGGCAAGTCTTTCGATGGTCGTGGTAACTACGCCATGGGGATCAAAGAACAAATCGTATTCCCGGAAATCGACTACGATAAAGTAGACGCAATCCGTGGTATGGACATCGTAATCTGCACAACGGCGAATACTGACGACGAAGCACGCTCTTTGTTGGCTAAATTCGACATGCCGTTCGCGAAGTAA
- the rpsN gene encoding 30S ribosomal protein S14, with the protein MAKASAIDKNKKRERKVAKYAQKRAELKAIIMNRDLPGEERMAAQFKLNAMPRDASASRVRLRCEVTGRPRGNYRKFKMCRIKFRDLASIGSLPGVVKSSW; encoded by the coding sequence ATGGCTAAAGCAAGTGCTATCGATAAAAACAAAAAGCGCGAACGTAAAGTAGCGAAATACGCTCAAAAGCGCGCTGAGTTGAAAGCGATCATCATGAACCGTGACCTTCCGGGCGAAGAGCGTATGGCTGCTCAGTTTAAACTGAACGCTATGCCGCGCGATGCGTCTGCAAGCCGCGTTCGTCTACGTTGTGAAGTAACCGGCCGCCCGCGCGGCAACTACCGTAAGTTCAAAATGTGTCGTATTAAATTCCGCGACCTGGCTTCAATCGGTAGCTTGCCTGGTGTGGTTAAGTCGAGCTGGTAA
- the rpsH gene encoding 30S ribosomal protein S8, translating to MSMSDPLGDMLTRIRNGQQANKSAVNAPASKLRANVLEVLKREGYIRGFEKVTGDAGFDELRIELKYYDGKPVISQIKRVSTPGRRVYSGVSDLPKVFNGLGISILTTPRGVMSDAEARDANVGGEILCTVF from the coding sequence ATGTCTATGTCAGATCCCTTAGGGGATATGCTGACCCGTATCCGTAACGGTCAACAAGCAAACAAAAGCGCTGTAAATGCGCCGGCGTCCAAGCTTCGTGCGAACGTTCTGGAAGTATTGAAACGGGAAGGTTACATTCGTGGTTTTGAAAAAGTAACTGGCGATGCCGGCTTTGATGAACTGCGTATTGAACTGAAATACTACGATGGCAAGCCTGTCATCTCTCAAATCAAGCGTGTGTCTACACCGGGTCGCCGTGTGTATTCTGGCGTTAGCGATTTGCCGAAGGTTTTCAATGGCCTGGGTATTTCCATTTTGACTACACCACGCGGTGTAATGTCTGATGCAGAAGCTCGTGACGCCAACGTTGGCGGCGAGATCCTCTGCACGGTCTTCTAA